One segment of Bacteroides caecimuris DNA contains the following:
- the xyl3A gene encoding xylan 1,4-beta-xylosidase, which produces MKRGWIPIMGVCLVLSFSACKQLLPYQDTSLTAEQRAEDLLPRLTLEEKVSIMQNASPAIPRLGIKEYEWWNEALHGVGRAGLATVFPQSIGMGASFNDSLLYEVFNATSDEARVKSRIFGESGVLKRYQGLTFWTPNVNIFRDPRWGRGQETYGEDPYLTGQMGMAVVRGLQGPEDAGYDKLHACAKHFAVHSGPEWNRHSFDAENIAPRDLWETYLPAFKDLVQKAHVKEVMCAYNRFEGEPCCGSNRLLMQILRDEWGYKGIVVSDCGAISDFHRPGTHGTHPDKEHASAAAVRTGTDLECGSEYASLADAVKAGLIDEKEIDISLKRLLTARFELGEMDEQPAWSEIPASVLNSKEHQALALRMARESLVLLQNKNNILPLNTHLKVAVMGPNANDSVMQWGNYNGIPAHTVTLLEAVRAKLPEGQIIYEPGCDRVDGKTLQSLFDECSINGKPGFLAEYWNNREREGEVVATDQISTPFHFATTGATTFAPGVEITSFSARYESVFRPSQSGDVVFRFQLDGAVTLIIDGEQVAEKVYVKNPTNLYTLQAKAGKEYKVEILFTQRNEGATLDFDMGKEMEINLDKAVEKVKDADVVLFAGGISPSLEGEEMPVAVPGFKGGDRTDIELPAVQRNLLKALKKAGKKVVFINYSGSAIGLVPETTTCEAILQAWYPGQAGGTAIVDALWGEYNPGGRLPVTFYKDVNQLPDFEDYSMKGRTYRYMQQQPLFPFGHGLSYTTFTYGEANLSKNTIGNGETVTLTVPVSNVGQRDGDEVVQVYLRSPADKDGPRYTLRAFKRVHIPAGQTKSVTIPLTYESFEWFDEATNAMHPVAGTYELLYGGSSDENQLKAIVMDVQ; this is translated from the coding sequence ATGAAAAGAGGTTGGATACCGATTATGGGTGTTTGTTTGGTGTTATCGTTTTCGGCATGTAAGCAGTTGCTGCCTTATCAGGACACTTCTTTAACGGCGGAACAACGGGCGGAGGATTTGTTGCCCCGGTTGACTTTGGAAGAAAAAGTATCAATCATGCAAAATGCGTCACCTGCTATCCCCCGGCTGGGGATTAAAGAATATGAGTGGTGGAATGAAGCGTTGCACGGTGTGGGACGTGCCGGATTGGCTACTGTTTTTCCCCAGTCTATCGGTATGGGAGCTTCTTTTAATGATTCATTATTATATGAAGTGTTCAATGCCACTTCCGATGAGGCTCGCGTAAAATCGCGTATTTTCGGTGAAAGTGGCGTGTTGAAACGCTATCAGGGATTAACATTCTGGACACCGAATGTCAATATATTCCGTGACCCTCGTTGGGGACGTGGTCAGGAAACCTACGGTGAAGACCCTTATCTGACAGGACAAATGGGAATGGCTGTAGTCCGTGGCTTGCAAGGACCGGAAGATGCCGGATATGATAAGCTGCACGCATGTGCCAAGCACTTTGCCGTTCATTCAGGACCGGAGTGGAACCGGCATAGTTTTGATGCGGAGAATATAGCTCCCCGGGATTTATGGGAAACCTATCTGCCTGCTTTTAAAGATTTGGTACAGAAAGCGCATGTAAAGGAAGTGATGTGTGCCTACAATCGTTTTGAGGGAGAACCTTGTTGTGGCAGCAATCGCCTGTTGATGCAAATATTGCGGGATGAATGGGGATACAAAGGCATTGTAGTCTCTGACTGTGGAGCGATTTCCGATTTCCATAGACCGGGAACGCATGGGACTCATCCGGACAAGGAACACGCTTCGGCAGCTGCTGTGCGGACAGGCACAGACCTTGAATGTGGAAGTGAATATGCTTCACTGGCGGATGCTGTAAAAGCCGGGTTGATTGACGAAAAAGAAATAGATATTTCATTGAAACGTTTGTTGACAGCACGTTTTGAACTGGGAGAAATGGACGAACAACCGGCTTGGTCGGAAATTCCGGCCTCTGTGCTGAATAGTAAGGAACATCAGGCATTGGCTTTGCGTATGGCTCGTGAGTCATTGGTGCTCTTGCAGAATAAAAACAACATCCTGCCTCTGAATACCCATCTGAAAGTAGCCGTTATGGGACCTAATGCCAATGACTCCGTGATGCAGTGGGGAAATTATAACGGTATTCCGGCACATACGGTTACCTTATTGGAAGCTGTCCGTGCCAAACTACCGGAAGGGCAAATCATATACGAACCGGGTTGTGACCGTGTGGACGGAAAGACACTCCAAAGCCTGTTTGATGAATGTAGCATAAACGGTAAACCCGGTTTCCTGGCAGAATATTGGAATAATCGTGAGCGTGAAGGGGAAGTTGTTGCTACCGATCAGATTTCCACTCCGTTCCATTTTGCGACAACAGGGGCTACTACATTTGCGCCCGGTGTGGAAATCACTAGTTTCTCGGCTCGTTATGAATCAGTCTTTCGTCCTTCGCAGTCGGGTGATGTTGTTTTCCGTTTTCAATTGGACGGTGCGGTGACACTTATTATCGACGGCGAACAAGTGGCGGAAAAAGTATATGTAAAAAATCCGACGAATCTTTATACCTTGCAGGCAAAAGCAGGAAAAGAATATAAGGTCGAAATTCTGTTCACTCAACGGAATGAAGGGGCAACCCTCGATTTTGATATGGGCAAAGAGATGGAAATCAATCTGGATAAGGCTGTAGAGAAAGTAAAAGATGCCGATGTGGTTCTTTTTGCAGGTGGAATTTCTCCAAGTCTGGAAGGAGAGGAAATGCCGGTTGCTGTTCCCGGATTTAAAGGTGGTGACCGTACGGATATTGAACTTCCCGCTGTTCAGCGTAATCTGTTGAAAGCATTGAAGAAGGCAGGAAAGAAGGTGGTCTTTATCAATTATTCCGGTTCGGCTATCGGGTTGGTGCCGGAGACAACTACTTGTGAAGCGATTCTGCAGGCATGGTATCCGGGACAGGCGGGTGGTACGGCTATCGTTGATGCTCTTTGGGGAGAGTATAATCCCGGCGGACGCTTGCCGGTCACTTTCTATAAGGATGTGAATCAATTGCCGGACTTTGAAGACTATTCCATGAAGGGGCGTACCTATCGGTATATGCAACAGCAACCACTTTTCCCATTCGGTCATGGGCTGAGTTATACTACGTTTACTTATGGTGAGGCTAATCTAAGTAAGAATACGATTGGAAATGGAGAAACGGTTACGCTGACTGTTCCGGTAAGTAATGTAGGGCAGCGCGACGGAGATGAAGTGGTTCAGGTTTATCTGCGGTCTCCGGCAGATAAAGACGGTCCTCGTTATACCTTGCGTGCTTTCAAGCGCGTCCACATTCCTGCGGGGCAAACTAAATCAGTAACCATTCCTCTTACCTATGAGAGTTTCGAATGGTTTGATGAGGCGACTAATGCCATGCATCCGGTGGCTGGTACGTATGAATTGCTGTATGGAGGCTCTTCCGATGAAAATCAGTTGAAAGCGATAGTGATGGATGTGCAATAA
- a CDS encoding glycoside hydrolase family 43 protein produces the protein MRTLKLILSGWQSVALVVSFMLFFNMEVSGKGKITKNAPVFTQFIYQGEDAIYQNNPLKPGEFYNPILQGCYPDPSITRKGNDYYLVCSSFAMFPGVPIFHSNDLVNWKQIGHVLDRTSQLKVEDCGISAGVYAPAIRYNPHNDTFYMITTQFSGGFGNMVVKTKNPENGWSDPIKLQFEGIDPSLFFDDNGKAYVVHNDAPAQGEERYSGHRVIKIWDYDVENDKVVPGTDRIIVNGGVNIEEKPVWIEAPHIYKKDGRYYLMCAEGGTGGWHSEVIFVSDHPKGPYLPANNNPILTQRYFPADRADKVDWAGHADLVEGPDGKYYGVFLGIRPNEKNRVNTGRETFILPVDWSGTFPVFENGLIPMKPTLKMPSGVENQTGKNGYLPSGNFVFKDDFSDKTLDLRWIGLRGPREDFVDMTDKGLRVIPFTTNINEVKPTSTLFYRQQHNQFTAAATMEYKPKNEKDFAGITCYQNERYHYVFGITKKGKDYYLMLQRTEKGQASVLAEVKIEIEKPVTLQVAANGDDYRFDYSIDGKSFTNVGGTVSGDILSTNVAGGFTGAMIGLYATSVGN, from the coding sequence ATGAGAACATTAAAATTGATTTTGTCGGGTTGGCAATCCGTGGCGCTTGTCGTATCTTTTATGCTGTTTTTTAATATGGAGGTGAGTGGCAAGGGTAAAATAACGAAAAATGCTCCTGTCTTTACGCAATTTATTTATCAGGGAGAGGATGCTATTTATCAAAACAATCCTTTAAAGCCGGGTGAGTTCTATAATCCTATTTTGCAGGGTTGCTATCCCGATCCGAGTATAACGCGGAAAGGGAATGATTATTATTTAGTGTGCTCATCTTTTGCCATGTTTCCCGGGGTGCCTATTTTCCATTCTAATGATTTGGTCAACTGGAAACAAATCGGTCATGTGCTGGACAGAACATCACAATTAAAGGTTGAAGATTGTGGTATTAGTGCTGGTGTATATGCTCCTGCTATAAGATATAATCCCCATAATGATACGTTTTATATGATAACCACTCAATTTTCCGGCGGCTTTGGAAATATGGTGGTAAAGACAAAGAATCCGGAGAATGGCTGGAGCGATCCGATCAAACTTCAATTTGAAGGCATTGATCCTTCTCTTTTCTTTGATGATAATGGCAAGGCATACGTGGTACATAATGATGCTCCTGCTCAGGGAGAAGAACGTTATTCGGGACACCGTGTCATAAAAATATGGGATTATGATGTAGAAAATGATAAAGTGGTTCCGGGAACAGACCGGATCATCGTAAACGGTGGCGTCAATATAGAAGAAAAGCCGGTATGGATTGAAGCTCCTCATATCTATAAGAAAGACGGACGTTATTATTTAATGTGTGCCGAAGGAGGAACCGGAGGCTGGCATAGCGAAGTCATTTTTGTGAGTGATCATCCGAAAGGACCTTATCTTCCGGCAAATAATAATCCTATTTTGACTCAACGTTATTTTCCTGCAGACCGGGCGGATAAAGTAGACTGGGCTGGTCATGCAGACTTAGTGGAGGGACCCGACGGAAAATATTATGGTGTATTTTTAGGAATACGCCCCAATGAGAAGAACAGAGTGAATACCGGACGCGAAACTTTCATTCTTCCGGTGGACTGGAGCGGAACATTTCCCGTTTTCGAGAATGGGCTTATCCCTATGAAACCTACATTGAAGATGCCTTCGGGAGTAGAGAACCAGACAGGGAAAAACGGTTATTTGCCTAGTGGCAACTTTGTCTTTAAGGATGATTTCTCCGATAAGACATTAGACTTAAGATGGATCGGTCTTAGAGGTCCTCGTGAAGATTTTGTTGATATGACCGATAAAGGGTTGCGCGTCATCCCTTTTACTACGAATATCAATGAAGTGAAACCTACTTCTACCTTGTTCTACCGTCAGCAGCATAATCAATTTACCGCGGCAGCGACCATGGAGTACAAGCCGAAAAATGAGAAAGACTTTGCCGGTATAACATGTTATCAAAATGAAAGATATCACTATGTTTTCGGTATCACTAAAAAGGGAAAAGACTATTACCTGATGCTGCAAAGAACCGAAAAAGGGCAAGCGAGTGTCCTGGCTGAGGTGAAAATAGAAATAGAGAAACCTGTGACACTGCAAGTGGCAGCCAATGGAGATGATTATCGTTTTGATTATTCGATTGATGGCAAAAGTTTTACCAATGTAGGAGGAACCGTTTCCGGTGATATTCTTTCTACCAATGTGGCTGGTGGCTTTACGGGAGCAATGATTGGCTTGTATGCAACATCTGTTGGTAATTAA
- a CDS encoding glycoside hydrolase family 97 protein produces MSVEKNLKSRNRMKFFIVMAMLLGSSVASAENKQITSPDGKLVVTVSDTDGRPSYSVSYDNVLFLQPSPLGMVANIGDFSSGMSLEKNVSTNKIDETYELASIKKSKVRYVANEAVFSFTQQGKTIYDVIFRISNNDVAFKYKMYPQGETLSCVVEQEATGFVFPDGTTTFLCPQSKPMGGFARTSPSYETSYTADDAAGKNGWGEGYTFPCLFRNGDNGWVLVSETGVNGGYCASRLLGHKGGTYTIGFPQEGEANGNGTASPGIALPGETPWRTITVGKTLAPIVETTVPFDVVKPLYPAKGEYTYGRGSWSWIIGMDGSTNYKEQLRYIDFSAAMGYQSVLVDALWDKQIGRDKMEELAKYGKDKGVALYLWYNSNGYWNDAPQTPRGIMNNAIARRKEMKWMQSIGIRGIKVDFFGGDKQMTMQLYEDILSDANEYGLLVIFHGCTLPRGWERMYPNFASSEAVLASENLHFSQGSCDNEAFNATLHPFIRNTVGSMDFGGSALNKYYNADNAPRGSRRVTSDVYALATAVLFQSPVQHFALAPNNLTDAPSWAIDFMKEVPTTWDEVRFIDGYPGKYVILARRHGDQWYIAGVNAQKETLKLKVNLPMFSNGEKVRLFSDDKALQGSVKQIEIGKKQELRLAIPCNGGVLITK; encoded by the coding sequence ATGTCAGTAGAAAAGAATCTGAAAAGTAGAAATAGGATGAAGTTTTTTATAGTAATGGCTATGCTATTGGGGAGTAGCGTTGCAAGTGCAGAAAATAAACAGATAACAAGTCCTGATGGGAAGCTGGTAGTAACAGTCTCAGATACGGATGGAAGACCTTCTTATTCTGTTAGTTATGACAATGTTCTCTTTTTGCAACCATCTCCATTGGGGATGGTTGCAAATATAGGAGATTTCTCATCGGGGATGTCGCTGGAGAAGAATGTTTCAACCAATAAAATAGATGAAACATACGAGTTGGCTTCTATTAAAAAGAGCAAGGTTCGTTATGTGGCGAATGAAGCTGTATTTTCGTTTACACAACAAGGGAAAACAATTTATGACGTTATATTCCGCATAAGTAATAACGATGTTGCTTTTAAATATAAGATGTATCCGCAAGGTGAGACACTAAGCTGCGTGGTTGAGCAAGAAGCCACAGGATTTGTGTTTCCTGACGGAACCACCACTTTCCTTTGTCCGCAAAGTAAACCGATGGGAGGATTTGCCCGTACTTCTCCAAGTTATGAGACGTCTTATACGGCAGATGATGCCGCTGGGAAAAATGGCTGGGGAGAAGGATATACATTTCCCTGTCTGTTCCGTAATGGGGATAACGGTTGGGTGCTTGTTTCCGAAACGGGAGTAAATGGTGGATATTGTGCGAGCCGTCTGTTGGGACACAAAGGAGGAACGTATACAATCGGATTTCCGCAAGAAGGTGAAGCGAATGGAAATGGTACGGCTTCTCCGGGGATAGCGTTACCGGGCGAGACGCCTTGGCGTACTATCACTGTGGGCAAGACTTTGGCTCCGATAGTGGAGACAACGGTTCCTTTTGATGTTGTAAAACCGCTTTATCCGGCAAAAGGAGAGTATACGTATGGCCGGGGTTCATGGAGCTGGATTATCGGTATGGATGGAAGTACTAATTATAAAGAGCAACTCCGGTATATTGATTTCTCGGCAGCAATGGGCTATCAGTCCGTGTTGGTGGATGCTTTGTGGGATAAGCAAATAGGGCGTGATAAAATGGAAGAATTGGCTAAATATGGGAAGGACAAAGGGGTAGCTCTTTATTTGTGGTATAATTCGAATGGGTATTGGAATGATGCTCCGCAAACTCCGCGGGGGATTATGAATAATGCCATAGCCAGACGTAAGGAGATGAAATGGATGCAAAGCATTGGTATCCGTGGAATAAAAGTTGACTTTTTCGGAGGCGACAAGCAAATGACTATGCAGCTGTATGAAGATATCTTGTCGGATGCAAACGAGTACGGTCTTCTGGTTATTTTCCATGGATGTACTTTGCCTCGTGGCTGGGAACGTATGTATCCTAACTTCGCATCGAGCGAGGCTGTATTGGCTAGTGAAAATCTTCATTTCTCTCAAGGCAGCTGTGATAATGAGGCTTTTAATGCCACCCTGCATCCGTTTATCCGTAACACGGTAGGTAGCATGGATTTCGGCGGTAGTGCATTGAACAAATATTATAATGCGGATAATGCTCCGCGGGGAAGCCGGCGGGTGACATCAGATGTCTACGCACTGGCTACGGCGGTGCTATTTCAGAGTCCGGTACAGCATTTCGCCCTGGCACCGAATAACCTGACCGATGCTCCGTCGTGGGCTATTGATTTTATGAAAGAGGTGCCCACGACTTGGGACGAGGTACGTTTCATTGATGGTTATCCTGGTAAATACGTTATTCTTGCCCGTCGTCATGGAGACCAATGGTATATTGCCGGAGTAAATGCGCAGAAGGAAACACTGAAACTTAAAGTTAATTTGCCGATGTTCTCCAATGGAGAAAAGGTAAGACTGTTTAGTGATGATAAGGCATTGCAGGGTAGCGTAAAACAAATAGAAATAGGAAAGAAACAAGAATTACGGTTGGCTATTCCTTGTAATGGCGGAGTATTGATAACCAAATAA
- a CDS encoding glycoside hydrolase family 43 protein: protein MRNLKFLGVSFLLAMAAATSGTAQNPIIQTKYTADPAPMVYNDTVFLYTTHDEDDAEGFKMLDWLLYTSTDMVNWTDHGAVASLKSFDWVKRDNGAWAEQVIERNGKFYMYCPIHGNGIGVLVSDSPYGPFKDPLNKPLVWQKEHWDDIDPTVFIDDDGQAYMYWGNPNVYYVKLNEDMISYSGEIVKLADRPEHYQEGPWVYKRNGRYYMAFASTCCPEGIGYAMSDKATGPWSTKGYIMRPTERTRGNHPGIIDYKGSSYVFGLNYDLLHLETFDHKERRSVSVAKMHYNPDGTIQEVPYWQETKLEQIENFNPYRRVEAETMAWGYGLKAENHKNGGLYITDIDDNEYLCVRGVDFGKKGAKKFSVSAACVEKGGMIEIRLDSTEGPVIGSISILPTGGLDIYKQMSCRIKNAKGVHDLYFCFKGEKGNKLFNLDYWEFK, encoded by the coding sequence ATGAGAAACTTAAAATTTTTAGGCGTGTCGTTTTTGTTGGCAATGGCTGCCGCCACTTCGGGAACTGCACAAAATCCTATTATCCAGACAAAATATACTGCCGATCCGGCTCCGATGGTATATAACGATACCGTTTTCCTTTATACAACCCATGACGAGGATGATGCCGAAGGATTCAAAATGTTGGACTGGTTACTTTATACTTCCACCGATATGGTCAATTGGACCGATCACGGAGCGGTCGCTTCTCTGAAGAGTTTTGATTGGGTGAAACGTGATAACGGTGCCTGGGCAGAACAAGTCATCGAGCGTAATGGTAAGTTTTACATGTATTGCCCGATTCACGGTAATGGTATTGGCGTATTGGTATCCGACTCTCCTTACGGTCCTTTTAAAGACCCTTTGAACAAACCGTTGGTTTGGCAAAAGGAGCATTGGGATGATATTGACCCTACCGTGTTTATTGATGATGACGGGCAAGCTTATATGTATTGGGGCAATCCGAATGTTTATTATGTAAAGTTGAATGAGGACATGATTTCATATTCGGGGGAAATAGTTAAATTGGCTGATAGACCGGAACATTATCAGGAAGGACCGTGGGTATATAAACGTAACGGTCGTTATTATATGGCTTTCGCTTCTACTTGTTGTCCGGAAGGGATTGGCTATGCCATGAGTGACAAAGCTACCGGACCATGGAGTACGAAAGGATATATTATGCGTCCAACGGAAAGAACCAGAGGGAATCATCCCGGAATTATTGATTATAAAGGCAGTTCTTATGTGTTCGGCCTAAATTATGATTTACTACATCTGGAGACTTTCGACCATAAAGAACGCCGTTCGGTATCCGTTGCAAAAATGCATTATAATCCGGATGGAACTATTCAGGAAGTTCCTTATTGGCAGGAGACGAAACTGGAACAGATTGAAAACTTTAATCCTTACCGTAGAGTGGAAGCCGAAACAATGGCTTGGGGATATGGTCTTAAAGCTGAAAATCATAAGAATGGTGGTTTGTATATAACCGATATTGATGATAATGAATATCTGTGTGTGCGTGGTGTCGACTTTGGCAAGAAGGGAGCAAAGAAATTCAGTGTAAGCGCAGCTTGTGTTGAAAAAGGCGGAATGATAGAAATTCGTCTGGACAGCACGGAAGGTCCGGTAATAGGCAGTATCAGTATATTACCGACAGGAGGACTGGATATCTATAAGCAGATGTCATGCCGGATTAAGAATGCAAAGGGGGTACATGACCTTTATTTCTGCTTTAAGGGAGAGAAGGGAAACAAACTCTTCAATCTGGATTATTGGGAATTTAAATAG
- a CDS encoding glycoside hydrolase family 43 protein, whose translation MKNTQAMQLMSIVWLSAFMLGMTVMSCNSKKEQQLPAIGKSVALFDYFSYKGNDDFYISNPLSGEDYFYNPILPGWYSDPSVCTNGEGDYFLVTSTFTYFPGVPIFHSKDLVNWKQIGHVLNRASQLVNMEGQKVSGGIFAPAISYNPHNKTYYMVTTNVGAGNFFVKTQDPFGEWSEPIMLPEVGGIDPSFFFDEDGKAYIVNNDEAPDNKPEYSGHRTIRIQEFDVKTDKTIGPRKILVNKGAQPADKPIWIEGPHLYKINGKYFLMSAEGGTGNWHSEVIFRGDSPMGKFLPWKNNPILTQRHLNSDRPNSVTCAGHADLIQTKEGDWWAVFLACRPINNQFENLGRETFMMPVKWSEDGFPYMTQGDDLVPMIVKREGAKRDTTVTYGNFELIENFDSSVLDMRWMTLRTSASELYSLTETPGYLTLKCADISATEKKTPAFVCRRLQHHKFECATRMLFNPSDDKETAGMLLFKDETHQYFFCLNKVGENKTISLKQIGEKEQTLASDEIDADTNEVYLKLVSQGIGYDFYYSVDGEKSWKLLCKDVDPSYLSTTTAGGFTGATIGLYATCK comes from the coding sequence ATGAAGAATACACAGGCAATGCAATTAATGTCAATCGTCTGGCTCTCCGCATTTATGTTGGGGATGACAGTGATGTCATGTAACTCAAAGAAAGAACAGCAATTACCGGCTATTGGAAAATCTGTGGCTCTCTTTGATTATTTCTCTTACAAGGGAAATGATGACTTTTATATATCCAATCCTCTATCAGGTGAGGACTATTTCTACAATCCTATTTTGCCGGGATGGTATTCCGATCCTAGTGTTTGCACAAATGGAGAAGGTGACTACTTTCTCGTAACATCTACATTCACTTATTTCCCCGGTGTTCCTATTTTCCACAGCAAGGACTTGGTGAACTGGAAACAGATAGGGCATGTATTGAACCGTGCTTCGCAATTAGTGAATATGGAAGGGCAGAAAGTGAGTGGCGGCATTTTTGCTCCGGCTATTTCTTATAATCCGCATAACAAGACCTATTATATGGTGACAACCAATGTAGGGGCCGGAAATTTCTTTGTGAAGACACAAGACCCGTTTGGTGAATGGTCGGAGCCTATTATGTTGCCGGAAGTCGGGGGTATTGATCCTTCTTTCTTTTTTGATGAAGATGGCAAGGCATATATTGTTAATAATGATGAGGCTCCGGATAATAAGCCTGAATATAGCGGACACCGTACCATACGCATACAAGAGTTTGATGTGAAAACAGATAAGACGATCGGTCCCCGTAAGATTCTTGTAAACAAAGGAGCTCAACCGGCAGACAAGCCAATCTGGATAGAAGGTCCTCATTTGTATAAGATAAATGGAAAGTATTTCTTGATGTCTGCCGAAGGTGGAACGGGAAATTGGCATTCGGAAGTGATTTTCCGTGGTGATTCTCCGATGGGTAAATTTCTTCCATGGAAAAACAATCCGATTCTGACGCAAAGACATTTGAATTCTGACCGTCCTAATTCGGTAACTTGTGCTGGTCATGCTGACTTGATTCAGACAAAAGAGGGAGATTGGTGGGCTGTTTTTCTGGCTTGCCGCCCTATTAATAATCAGTTTGAGAATTTGGGACGTGAAACATTCATGATGCCGGTGAAATGGAGCGAAGACGGATTCCCGTATATGACTCAAGGCGATGATTTGGTACCTATGATTGTAAAACGTGAAGGTGCGAAACGCGATACGACAGTTACTTATGGTAATTTCGAGTTAATAGAGAACTTTGATTCTTCTGTACTTGATATGCGATGGATGACTTTGAGAACTTCTGCATCCGAACTATATTCATTGACGGAAACACCCGGATATCTGACCTTGAAGTGTGCGGATATTAGCGCTACGGAAAAGAAGACCCCGGCATTTGTCTGCCGTCGGTTACAACATCATAAATTTGAATGTGCTACCCGTATGTTGTTCAATCCTTCTGACGATAAGGAGACAGCCGGAATGTTGTTGTTTAAAGATGAGACGCATCAATATTTCTTCTGTTTGAATAAAGTGGGTGAGAATAAAACTATTTCTCTGAAACAAATCGGTGAAAAGGAGCAGACATTGGCTTCAGATGAAATAGATGCAGATACAAATGAGGTATATTTGAAATTAGTATCTCAAGGAATTGGTTACGATTTCTATTATTCTGTTGATGGTGAAAAAAGCTGGAAACTGCTTTGTAAAGATGTAGATCCCAGTTATCTCTCTACTACAACGGCTGGTGGATTTACCGGCGCTACAATCGGATTATACGCTACTTGCAAATAA